GTTATATGGAAAGAGCCTTTCGTAAGGCCTATGCACACATGACGCGTCATCCACTTCCGGATTTCAGGGATAAATTCCATGCACATGAAGATGGGAGCGAGGGATGGTGGAGAGAGCTGTTGGGCTTCTTCCTAAAAGAAATAGGATCCGATTTGGAACCGGACCCTATTTTCCAATCTATATTCAAACGTTTTGATGAACCTTCCGTCTGGGAAATCGATCCGGGCTTTTATGAATTAGTAGAGTTTGCAAAACAAAGAGGCTCCGGTCTCGGAATCATTTCCAATTGGGATCATAGACTCAAACAGTTACTTGCAAGCGTAGGCGTTTTGGATCATTTTTATCCAGTGATTGTTTCCGCTGAATTCGGATATGAAAAACCATCTCCTTTGATCTTCCAAGAAGCGGAGAAGCTTGTGGGACTTTCTCCTGACAAATTGATCTATTGCGGAGACAAGGTAGAGTTGGATATACTGCCAACTAGATCTAGAGGATGGACCGCATTTCATAAACATGTAGAAGGAGATATTAGAGATCTGGGAGAGCTTACTGCGATATTAAAAAAAGGGTGAGTTTATCCTCTTTCGAATTCTTTTATTCCTCCAAACAAGTCTAATCGAATACAAAAAAGAATCGAGTTAGAACAAAAATGAAAGTACTCGCAGTCTCCGGAAGTTTAAGAAAAGGTTCTTCCAATACGGCCTTATTACTCGCAGCAAAAAGGATCGCAAACGATTCTTTACAAATCACACTCGCAGATCCATTGGATCGGATCCCGCATTTTAATCCCGACCTAGATACTGATTCTCCTCCTAGAGAAGTTACGCAATGGAGAAAAGAACTGAAAGAAGCAGATGCGATTCTTTTTTCAAGTCCCGAATATGCGTTTGCGATTCCAGGTGTTCTGAAGAATGCATTAGATTGGATTGTTTCCAGTGCTGAACTTTATGGAAAGCCTGTCGGATTGATCAATGCATCTCCGGGTTATGGAGGAGCTTCAAAGGCTCAAGAAGCTTTTTTACATTTATTGAATGTTCTTACAGTTAAGATAAATGATGGCTGCGTTCTAAGTATCCCTTCCGTGAATAAGAAGGTGGATCCGGATGGAAATATCATGGATAGGCAAACGGAGAAGGAACTCAAAAGTTGTTTAGAAAGCCTGGAACGTTTGATCCAAGATTCTAAACTTTCTTAACTGCGCTTGCTCAGATTCATATAAATATCCCTAAAAGGATGCAAAATCGTTAGAAAAGGAAAGAAAATCTCTCGAAATTCTGTTTTATTGTCTTTTGTATATTATTTGAGATGAATTGTCCGCTATAGCGAATAAAATTCTTGCAATATTCTGTGAAGTTGATCATAATTAAAACTAGGAGTATCGATTATGGCACTTAGATTAGGTGATGTGGCCCCGGATTTCCTGGCAGAAACTTCCGAAGGACCAATAGAATTTCATAAATATTTGGGAGAAGGTTGGGGGATCTTATTCTCGCACCCGAAAGATTATACTCCTGTTTGCACGACAGAACTCGGTTACGTTGCGAAAATTAAACCTGAATTTGAGAAAAGGAATGTCAAAGTCCTCGCGCTATCCGTGGATCCAGTAGACTCACATAAAGGCTGGATCGGAGATATTAACGAAACCCAAAACACTACTGTAAACTATCCGATCATTGCAGACGCAGACAAAAAAGTTTCCGGTCTTTACGATATGATCCATCCGAATGCAAGCGAGACCACTACTGTTCGTTCCGTATTCGTGATCGGTCCGGATAAAAAAGTGAAACTAACTTTGACGTATCCTGCTTCTACTGGAAGGAACTTCGATGAACTTTTGAGAGTGATTGATTCTCTACAATTGACTGCGAATTACAGCGTCGCAACTCCGGCAAACTGGAAGCATGGAGAGGATGTGATCATAGTTCCTTCTGTTTCGGATGAAGATGCTGAGAAAAAATTCCCAAAAGGTTTTAAGAAGATTAAGCCTTATTTGAGATACACTCCTCAACCGAATAAGTAAGAAGGAAATATATTTCAGTTTCAGAAAGGAGTCTTCGGACTCCTTTTTTATTATATTCTATTTCTATAAAGTTTTTCTGGAATGTTGATTCCGGAATTAAATTTTCTAATAAAAAGTACGCGCGGAAATCAATATTCCGGACCCGAGCCTCATAACGGGGAAATTCGAATTGCAAGCTTCTCCGTTAGGAGCATAATTATGGCAACGCCTATGTTTCGCAGAATACCGCGAAAACTGGAAGAAGTTCTGGGTGAAAAAGGTGCGAGCGAATTTGTGGATTTTATCGACGATTCGTTCGCGGCTAATAGGGAGAATGTAATGGAACTCATTTTCGAAAGATTTGAAAAGAGGCTTGTGGAAGAACTGAACGCATTTCGCGTTGAATATAAAAAAGACCTGGCCGATTTCAGAGCTGAAGTGAAAGCGGAAATTGCCGAACTTCGAATAGAAATGCATAAACTCATCGCTTCTCAGACAAAATGGATGGTAGGCGCAATCATAGCTTTGACCGGTATTTTCTCGATCATAGTTAAATTATAATTTCTCGAAAGAGTTTCAAGTTTTGGAAAGTCTTTCGATGGATCTTACAGCGATTTCTTTTCTGAGATCTTGGGCCTTTTTCTTAGAGGATCTAGTTTCTGAAACTATATCTGGATTTGCGGTTTTAGGATGCCCACTTAAAAAAGGAGGTTCAGGATTGTATTCGATCATAAGTTGGATTTCTTCTGCGGCTTTTTGTCCTTGGATCTCTGCCACAACTCGGAGTGCAAAATCGATCCCTGCTGTAACTCCGCCTCCAGTAATTCTGTCTCGATCGATCATTACTCTATCTTCTTTCACGTCGATTTTGGGAAAAAGTTTTAGCACATCCAAAGAGAGCCAATGTGTGGTTGCCTTGTATCCATTCAATAAGCCCGCTGCAGCTAAAACCAAAGAGCCTGTGCAGACGGAGCTAATGTATTTAGAGGTTTTCGATTTTTCTCTTAGCCAATTCAGAACTTTTTCGTTCTCCATAAGTCGATTGACTCCGAGTCCTCCTGGAATTAAGACCAAATCCAGATCTATGTTTTCGTCCAGGCTTCTGTCCGGAAGAATGAAAAGTCCTCTTT
This window of the Leptospira hartskeerlii genome carries:
- a CDS encoding HAD-IA family hydrolase, giving the protein MSSKEHYIFLDVGDTLLTMKKPAGDVYFEVLKEFGLDGSKHPNGYMERAFRKAYAHMTRHPLPDFRDKFHAHEDGSEGWWRELLGFFLKEIGSDLEPDPIFQSIFKRFDEPSVWEIDPGFYELVEFAKQRGSGLGIISNWDHRLKQLLASVGVLDHFYPVIVSAEFGYEKPSPLIFQEAEKLVGLSPDKLIYCGDKVELDILPTRSRGWTAFHKHVEGDIRDLGELTAILKKG
- a CDS encoding NADPH-dependent FMN reductase; protein product: MKVLAVSGSLRKGSSNTALLLAAKRIANDSLQITLADPLDRIPHFNPDLDTDSPPREVTQWRKELKEADAILFSSPEYAFAIPGVLKNALDWIVSSAELYGKPVGLINASPGYGGASKAQEAFLHLLNVLTVKINDGCVLSIPSVNKKVDPDGNIMDRQTEKELKSCLESLERLIQDSKLS
- a CDS encoding peroxiredoxin → MALRLGDVAPDFLAETSEGPIEFHKYLGEGWGILFSHPKDYTPVCTTELGYVAKIKPEFEKRNVKVLALSVDPVDSHKGWIGDINETQNTTVNYPIIADADKKVSGLYDMIHPNASETTTVRSVFVIGPDKKVKLTLTYPASTGRNFDELLRVIDSLQLTANYSVATPANWKHGEDVIIVPSVSDEDAEKKFPKGFKKIKPYLRYTPQPNK
- a CDS encoding LA_3696 family protein yields the protein MATPMFRRIPRKLEEVLGEKGASEFVDFIDDSFAANRENVMELIFERFEKRLVEELNAFRVEYKKDLADFRAEVKAEIAELRIEMHKLIASQTKWMVGAIIALTGIFSIIVKL
- a CDS encoding DJ-1/PfpI family protein, with protein sequence MQEPFNIGLLIFPDLTPLDFVGPYEVFSRMKNSKVHIIAETKDPVPSERGLFILPDRSLDENIDLDLVLIPGGLGVNRLMENEKVLNWLREKSKTSKYISSVCTGSLVLAAAGLLNGYKATTHWLSLDVLKLFPKIDVKEDRVMIDRDRITGGGVTAGIDFALRVVAEIQGQKAAEEIQLMIEYNPEPPFLSGHPKTANPDIVSETRSSKKKAQDLRKEIAVRSIERLSKT